One region of Glycine max cultivar Williams 82 chromosome 9, Glycine_max_v4.0, whole genome shotgun sequence genomic DNA includes:
- the LOC100802703 gene encoding ubiquitin-conjugating enzyme E2 28, which produces MASKRILKELKDLQKDPPTSCSAGPVAEDMFHWQATIMGPADSPYAGGVFLVTIHFPPDYPFKPPKVAFRTKVFHPNINSNGSICLDILKEQWSPALTISKVLLSICSLLTDPNPDDPLVPEIAHMYKTDRAKYEATARSWTQKYAMG; this is translated from the exons ATGGCTTCAAAGCGCATCCTCAAGGAGCTCAAGGACTTGCAGAAAGACCCACCAACTTCTTGCAGCGCTG GTCCAGTAGCTGAGGACATGTTCCATTGGCAAGCAACGATTATGGGTCCTGCTGATAGTCCTTATGCTGGAGGTGTATTCCTAGTCACTATTCACTTTCCTCCGGATTATCCTTTCAAACCTCCCAAG GTTGCCTTTAGGACTAAGGTGTTTCATCCGAACATCAACAGCAATGGTAGCATTTGTCTTGATATCCTTAAGGAGCAGTGGAGCCCTGCACTCACCATCTCTAAG GTACTGCTTTCTATCTGCTCATTGCTGACTGATCCAAATCCTGATGATCCACTTGTTCCGGAAATCGCTCACATGTACAAAACTGACCGGGCCAAGTATGAGGCCACTGCACGCAGCTGGACCCAGAAGTATGCCATGGGCTGA